In Halanaeroarchaeum sp. HSR-CO, one DNA window encodes the following:
- a CDS encoding phosphotransferase family protein — protein MTEDREEYFERLVDEQSLSSYLTAELGPAATFGVDRHDEGHSNETLFVTWGERDLVVRRPPPGETADTAHQVLREYRVMDALQETPVPVPPTVLACEDESIIGSEFYVMERVDGDVLRDDEPERFATPSLREQVGETLVDTLASIHAVDYDAVGLADFGRPEGYTARQVERWQRQLAWAFERTEAVRAIPELEEVGAWLAENAPTDHPRSLVHGDYKLDNVLYAPGTPPSVAAIFDWEMATLGDPRADLGWLLAYWRDDTEPAVRDAVHAPAFTAAEGYPSRRDLVERWEARTGFTFEHERFYRVLAVYKLAGLGEMFYRRHLEGNADDALYPEMETRVPALAERALAIRDGKDPL, from the coding sequence ATGACAGAAGACCGCGAGGAGTACTTCGAACGACTGGTCGACGAGCAGTCGCTGTCGTCGTATCTGACCGCGGAACTCGGCCCGGCAGCGACCTTCGGCGTCGACCGGCACGACGAGGGCCACTCCAACGAGACGTTGTTCGTGACGTGGGGCGAGCGGGACCTCGTCGTTCGACGACCGCCGCCGGGGGAGACCGCCGACACCGCCCACCAGGTACTCAGGGAGTATCGGGTCATGGACGCGCTCCAGGAGACGCCCGTCCCGGTGCCCCCGACCGTCCTCGCCTGCGAGGACGAGTCCATCATCGGCAGCGAGTTCTACGTGATGGAGCGCGTCGATGGCGACGTCCTCCGTGACGACGAACCGGAGCGGTTCGCCACGCCGTCGCTGCGCGAGCAGGTGGGCGAGACCCTCGTCGACACGCTCGCGAGCATCCACGCGGTCGACTACGATGCCGTCGGCCTGGCGGATTTCGGCCGGCCCGAGGGCTACACGGCACGTCAGGTCGAGCGCTGGCAGCGACAGTTGGCCTGGGCGTTCGAGCGGACCGAGGCGGTCCGGGCGATTCCCGAACTCGAGGAGGTTGGTGCGTGGCTCGCCGAGAACGCCCCGACCGACCACCCGCGATCGCTCGTTCACGGGGACTACAAACTGGATAACGTGCTCTACGCTCCCGGGACGCCCCCGTCCGTCGCCGCCATCTTCGACTGGGAGATGGCGACGCTCGGCGACCCGCGGGCCGACCTCGGGTGGCTGCTGGCGTACTGGCGGGACGACACCGAACCGGCGGTTCGGGACGCCGTTCACGCCCCCGCGTTCACCGCGGCCGAGGGGTATCCGTCCCGCCGCGACCTCGTCGAACGGTGGGAGGCGCGGACCGGATTCACCTTCGAACACGAACGGTTCTATCGCGTGCTCGCGGTGTACAAGTTGGCGGGGCTCGGCGAGATGTTCTACCGGCGCCACCTCGAGGGGAACGCCGACGACGCGCTCTACCCCGAGATGGAAACGCGGGTCCCCGCCCTGGCCGAGCGGGCGCTGGCGATCCGGGACGGCAAGGACCCGCTGTAG
- a CDS encoding 3-hydroxyacyl-CoA dehydrogenase/enoyl-CoA hydratase family protein, with protein MVVELADIDQIAVLGAGNMGHGIAEVAALTGYDVVMRDIERDLVDDGYADIEWSVEKLVEKGVVDEDPATIMARIETTTDLAAAVTDADVVIEAAPERLDLKRDIFTDLDELTDDEAILATNTSSISITQIAAATDRPERVVGMHFFNPPVKMDLVEVIYGAETADETAETISDLVETMGKTPIYVRKDVNGFVVNSVLAPYVDEPAWMVSDGAATIREADATMVHERGYPMGPFELSDLTGIDVGYHVRNEAGKPIAPIVQEKVDAEELGRKTGRGYYEYEDGDGADYTVDDAGDFDHLRVEARMVNEAATLVGGGVATPDAVDTGMRLGTGFPEGPCRRGDDIGLGTILEKLRALHEETGEERFEPAPYLVGLVQSGHTGKTAGRGFYDYASSDDDPGEYQAIDYELSDDGLLEIELDRPERLNALNDAMTESIVDLLESVDEDAVRAVVFRGAGDRAFCAGADISGFSDIHPAKYAEPTEVFTLVDEFPAPTVAAIDGYCLGGGLELALACDLRVATDDSTFGFPEIDLGLFPGGGGTQRAMRILGEGRAKELVFRGTQIDAERAADWGLINRSVVPEAFEDVVDAYVDDLLAGPPIALRRAKRVMNGGADENLDAGLEMESQAFSLLLTTDDFVEGAAAFNEDRDPEFEGS; from the coding sequence ATGGTAGTCGAGCTCGCGGACATCGACCAGATAGCGGTCCTCGGGGCGGGAAACATGGGGCACGGCATCGCCGAGGTCGCGGCCCTGACGGGGTACGACGTCGTCATGCGCGACATCGAACGGGACCTCGTCGACGACGGGTACGCGGACATCGAGTGGTCCGTCGAGAAACTGGTGGAGAAGGGCGTCGTCGACGAGGACCCGGCGACGATCATGGCCCGCATCGAGACGACGACCGACCTGGCGGCCGCCGTGACGGATGCCGACGTGGTGATCGAGGCGGCACCGGAGCGACTCGACCTCAAACGAGACATCTTCACCGACCTCGACGAGTTGACCGACGACGAGGCCATCCTCGCGACGAACACCTCCTCGATCTCGATCACGCAGATCGCGGCGGCGACCGATCGGCCCGAGCGCGTCGTCGGCATGCACTTTTTCAACCCGCCGGTGAAGATGGACCTCGTCGAGGTCATCTACGGGGCGGAGACCGCCGACGAGACCGCCGAGACGATCTCCGACCTCGTCGAGACCATGGGCAAGACCCCCATCTACGTCCGCAAGGACGTCAACGGATTCGTCGTCAACAGCGTCCTCGCCCCCTACGTCGACGAACCTGCCTGGATGGTCTCGGACGGGGCGGCGACGATACGGGAGGCCGACGCGACGATGGTCCACGAGCGGGGGTATCCGATGGGGCCTTTCGAACTGAGCGACCTGACTGGTATCGACGTGGGCTACCACGTTCGCAACGAGGCCGGGAAGCCAATCGCACCGATCGTCCAGGAGAAAGTCGACGCCGAGGAGCTCGGCCGAAAGACGGGCCGTGGCTACTACGAGTACGAGGACGGCGACGGCGCGGATTACACCGTCGACGACGCCGGTGACTTCGACCACCTGCGGGTCGAGGCGCGGATGGTGAACGAGGCGGCCACACTCGTCGGTGGCGGCGTCGCGACGCCCGACGCCGTCGACACCGGGATGCGACTCGGGACGGGCTTTCCCGAGGGTCCCTGCCGTCGCGGCGACGACATCGGCCTCGGGACGATCCTGGAGAAACTCCGTGCGCTCCACGAGGAGACCGGCGAGGAGCGGTTCGAACCCGCGCCGTACCTCGTCGGTCTCGTACAGTCGGGGCACACCGGGAAGACGGCCGGCCGAGGATTCTACGACTACGCGTCCTCGGACGACGACCCTGGCGAGTACCAGGCAATCGACTACGAACTGTCCGACGACGGCCTGCTGGAGATCGAACTCGACCGGCCGGAACGGCTCAACGCCCTCAACGACGCGATGACCGAGAGTATCGTCGACCTCCTGGAGAGCGTCGACGAGGACGCGGTCCGGGCGGTGGTCTTCCGGGGCGCGGGCGACCGGGCGTTCTGTGCGGGGGCGGACATCAGCGGCTTCAGCGACATCCACCCGGCAAAGTATGCCGAACCAACCGAGGTATTCACCCTCGTCGACGAATTCCCTGCACCGACGGTGGCGGCCATCGACGGCTACTGTCTGGGTGGCGGTCTGGAACTCGCGCTGGCCTGTGACTTGCGCGTGGCGACCGACGACTCGACCTTCGGCTTCCCGGAGATCGATCTCGGATTGTTCCCCGGTGGGGGCGGGACACAGCGTGCGATGCGGATACTCGGCGAGGGGCGGGCGAAGGAACTCGTCTTCCGCGGCACGCAGATCGACGCGGAGCGGGCGGCCGACTGGGGGCTGATCAATCGGTCGGTCGTCCCCGAGGCGTTCGAGGACGTCGTCGATGCGTACGTCGACGACCTCCTGGCGGGCCCGCCGATCGCGTTACGGCGGGCCAAACGCGTGATGAACGGTGGCGCCGACGAGAACCTCGATGCCGGCCTCGAGATGGAGAGTCAGGCGTTCAGTCTCTTGCTGACCACAGACGACTTCGTGGAAGGTGCGGCCGCGTTCAACGAGGACCGGGACCCCGAGTTCGAGGGCTCCTAG
- a CDS encoding acyl-CoA dehydrogenase family protein, whose translation MLSFTDSAEAEALADRARRLMDEVVIPAERELSGGTTVSEGTVRELREAAREYEVYAPQIGTEHGGMGYDFRDVLPTFEQAGRSALGPMAMRVDAPDEGNMHLLEMHGTDLQKEQYLEPLVEGRMKSGFAMTEPMQGGGSDPKMLQTTAERDGDDWIIDGHKWWTTQGIDADVLLVFARSDADAHPYEGSSVFLVPADAPGVEIVRNIPHMGGETTGKGHAEVVFDGVRVPDEHILGEEGEGFAHVQERLGPARLTHCMRFSGMGERALSIAKAYLSEREGFGGPLSERQSPRFEIAEMETKLQAARALNRQAAAEIAAGEEARVAVSMSKVFTANVVQDVVDTAVQYTGGNGIAKDLPLAEFYQNVRQFRIIDGADEVHKRTIAREAFADVDPAELEQISRFGDP comes from the coding sequence ATGTTATCATTTACCGACTCCGCCGAAGCGGAAGCGCTCGCCGACCGCGCCCGACGGCTGATGGACGAGGTCGTCATCCCGGCCGAACGCGAGCTCTCGGGGGGGACGACCGTCTCTGAAGGGACGGTCCGGGAACTCCGCGAGGCGGCTCGCGAGTACGAGGTCTACGCCCCGCAGATCGGGACCGAACACGGCGGGATGGGCTACGACTTCCGGGACGTCCTCCCAACCTTCGAACAGGCCGGGCGCAGCGCGCTGGGACCGATGGCGATGCGCGTCGACGCCCCCGACGAGGGGAACATGCATCTCCTCGAGATGCACGGCACAGACCTGCAAAAAGAGCAGTACCTGGAACCGCTCGTCGAGGGACGGATGAAATCCGGCTTCGCCATGACCGAACCGATGCAGGGCGGCGGGTCGGACCCGAAGATGTTGCAGACGACGGCCGAACGCGACGGGGACGACTGGATCATCGACGGCCACAAGTGGTGGACCACGCAGGGCATCGACGCGGACGTCCTTCTCGTCTTCGCGCGTTCCGACGCGGACGCCCACCCCTACGAGGGAAGTTCCGTCTTCCTCGTCCCGGCGGACGCGCCGGGTGTCGAGATCGTCCGAAACATCCCACACATGGGCGGGGAGACCACCGGGAAGGGTCACGCAGAGGTCGTCTTCGACGGGGTCCGCGTCCCGGACGAACATATCCTCGGCGAAGAGGGCGAGGGCTTCGCTCACGTCCAGGAGCGACTCGGCCCGGCGCGATTGACCCACTGCATGCGCTTTTCGGGCATGGGCGAACGCGCACTCTCCATCGCGAAGGCCTACCTCTCCGAGCGCGAGGGCTTCGGGGGACCGCTCTCCGAGCGACAGAGTCCCCGTTTCGAGATCGCGGAGATGGAGACGAAACTGCAGGCTGCCCGCGCCCTCAACCGACAGGCCGCCGCCGAGATCGCCGCCGGCGAGGAGGCACGCGTCGCCGTCTCGATGAGCAAGGTGTTCACTGCGAACGTCGTACAGGACGTGGTCGACACGGCCGTCCAGTACACCGGGGGGAACGGTATCGCGAAGGACCTGCCGCTCGCGGAGTTCTACCAGAACGTTCGGCAGTTCAGGATCATCGACGGTGCGGACGAGGTCCACAAGCGAACCATCGCCAGGGAGGCGTTCGCCGACGTCGACCCAGCCGAACTCGAACAGATCTCCCGATTCGGCGACCCCTAG